In a genomic window of Cytobacillus sp. FSL H8-0458:
- a CDS encoding AMP-binding protein: protein MSKTFPQLLIKRAYRNGSQVALREKEFGIWNEITYEAFLDKVKNFSLGLASLGLKREDKLAIIGDNRPEWVISELAAQSLGGISVGIYQESLSAELSYIIDNCDATIIVAEDQEQVDKLLEIKDSIPKVRTIIYYDSRGMRGYREDFLLEFNEVLEMGRSSHSGQPGLFSEEVEKGSADDVAILSYTSGTTGNPKGTMLTYRNLIDMAKNLSDIDPLTDKDEYVSFLPLAWIGEQMMTLAMGLYNGMTINFPEEPATVLEDLREIGPQVMFSPPRIYEDMVSRFQVRIQDSGWLKRKIYNWCKPIGEKIAKAHFENKPVSTGTKALYKVADYLMFSAIRDHFGLLKIKRAYTGGAPLGPDVFEFFHSIGVNVKSIYGQTEVAGISIVHRDGDIKLDSVGIPIPGTEVKISEEGEILIKSSSVCKGYYKNEKSTTETIQDGWLHTGDAGRLDEGGHLYIIDRIKDVIRLDTGEMFSPQFIENKLKFSSFIQEAVAIGKDRPYVVAMINIDMKNVGRWAEKNQISYTTYTDLSSKPQVLELIEKQVLEINQTLPEKARVKKFVLLYKELDADDEELTRTKKVRRQFVAKKYQALIDGLYTEDKKIRVNGTIKYRDGMEQTIQTTLQVIFMDEGEGAA, encoded by the coding sequence ATGAGCAAGACGTTTCCGCAGCTGCTGATTAAAAGGGCTTACAGGAATGGGTCACAGGTTGCTTTAAGAGAAAAAGAATTCGGAATTTGGAATGAAATCACGTATGAAGCGTTCTTGGACAAAGTAAAGAATTTCAGCCTGGGTTTGGCATCGCTGGGTCTGAAAAGAGAAGATAAGCTTGCCATTATTGGCGATAACAGGCCCGAATGGGTCATCAGTGAGCTTGCTGCGCAAAGCTTAGGCGGCATTTCAGTTGGAATTTATCAGGAATCCCTATCTGCTGAACTAAGTTACATTATTGATAATTGTGACGCAACCATAATCGTTGCGGAGGACCAGGAGCAAGTGGATAAACTGCTGGAAATTAAAGACTCCATTCCTAAAGTCAGAACGATTATTTATTATGATTCACGCGGTATGAGGGGTTACCGGGAGGATTTTCTGCTGGAATTTAACGAAGTCCTGGAAATGGGACGAAGTTCTCACTCAGGGCAGCCTGGCTTATTTTCAGAGGAAGTTGAGAAGGGGTCTGCAGATGACGTGGCGATTTTATCATATACTTCAGGAACGACAGGCAATCCAAAAGGAACGATGCTTACTTACCGGAATCTGATCGATATGGCTAAAAATCTGTCAGACATTGATCCGCTGACAGATAAGGATGAGTATGTTTCATTCCTTCCGCTTGCCTGGATCGGGGAACAGATGATGACCCTTGCCATGGGCTTATACAATGGGATGACGATTAATTTCCCGGAAGAGCCGGCAACCGTTTTGGAAGACCTCCGTGAAATTGGGCCACAGGTTATGTTTTCGCCGCCAAGAATATATGAAGATATGGTATCGCGCTTTCAGGTCAGAATTCAGGACAGCGGCTGGCTGAAAAGAAAGATCTATAACTGGTGCAAGCCGATAGGCGAAAAGATAGCAAAGGCCCATTTTGAAAATAAACCAGTCAGTACGGGTACGAAGGCTCTTTATAAAGTTGCCGATTACCTGATGTTCAGTGCGATCCGCGATCACTTTGGACTCTTGAAGATCAAGCGTGCCTATACAGGCGGTGCACCTTTGGGACCTGATGTATTTGAATTTTTCCATAGCATAGGAGTTAATGTAAAAAGCATTTACGGGCAGACAGAGGTAGCCGGCATATCCATTGTGCACAGGGACGGCGATATTAAGCTTGATAGTGTTGGAATTCCAATACCGGGTACAGAAGTGAAAATTTCTGAAGAAGGGGAAATTCTGATCAAAAGCTCGAGTGTCTGCAAGGGGTACTACAAAAACGAGAAAAGCACAACGGAAACCATTCAGGATGGGTGGCTGCATACCGGGGATGCAGGGAGGCTTGATGAAGGAGGGCATTTGTATATCATTGACCGGATTAAGGATGTCATCCGCCTTGATACGGGGGAAATGTTCTCTCCGCAATTTATCGAAAACAAGCTGAAATTCAGTTCGTTCATACAGGAAGCGGTTGCCATCGGCAAGGACCGGCCTTACGTGGTTGCCATGATTAATATCGATATGAAAAATGTAGGGCGTTGGGCGGAGAAAAATCAAATCAGCTATACCACATATACCGATTTATCTTCCAAGCCGCAAGTGCTGGAGCTGATTGAAAAACAGGTGCTGGAAATCAATCAGACTCTTCCTGAAAAAGCCCGGGTGAAAAAATTCGTTCTTCTTTATAAAGAACTGGATGCAGATGATGAAGAGCTAACAAGAACAAAGAAAGTCCGCAGGCAGTTTGTTGCTAAAAAATATCAGGCCTTAATCGATGGACTTTATACAGAGGACAAAAAAATACGTGTCAATGGTACGATCAAGTATCGTGATGGCATGGAACAAACCATCCAGACAACGCTTCAGGTAATTTTTATGGATGAAGGAGAGGGGGCAGCTTAA
- a CDS encoding CaiB/BaiF CoA transferase family protein: MLKGIRVIDFSNYLPGPFASQRLAELGAEVIKVEPESGDPGRHLDIKIEGTGAVFAANNRGKKSITLNLKSEEGRNAALMLISESDAVLESFRPGVMKKLGLDYENVKKHKPNIVYCSLTGYGENEDYQYLGSHDLNYMAVSGVLAQLKDRNGRPVHPSNTIADFMGGMAASERILAALLSSKMSGQGGHHCISIAEVMASTMGNHLLIENKTGYPKGLSVLNGEVVAYSIYETKDSRFAALASLEPKFWINFCKSAGREDWIDYHLSTASADNPVFMEITEFFKSRTLKEWTEFGQRADCCLTPVLEAGELQDFPLFNGILNSTPNYPLVKMHGGIESAMGGPPKLGEHNEEVLSNIAKRNIKI, translated from the coding sequence ATGTTAAAAGGCATAAGAGTGATCGATTTTTCCAACTATCTCCCTGGTCCGTTTGCTTCCCAGAGGCTTGCAGAGCTTGGAGCAGAAGTGATAAAAGTGGAACCGGAATCCGGTGACCCCGGCAGACATCTCGATATCAAAATAGAGGGGACAGGTGCAGTGTTTGCCGCCAATAACCGCGGCAAAAAAAGCATTACACTTAACCTGAAGAGCGAAGAAGGAAGAAATGCGGCCCTCATGCTGATTTCAGAAAGTGATGCGGTCCTTGAAAGTTTTCGGCCTGGTGTAATGAAAAAGCTGGGCTTGGATTATGAGAATGTGAAAAAGCATAAACCAAATATCGTTTATTGCTCACTTACAGGCTACGGTGAGAATGAAGACTATCAATATTTAGGAAGCCATGATTTAAATTATATGGCGGTAAGCGGGGTCCTTGCCCAGTTGAAGGACCGCAATGGCCGTCCTGTTCACCCGTCCAACACAATAGCGGACTTCATGGGAGGAATGGCAGCCAGTGAAAGGATACTGGCTGCCCTGCTTTCCAGCAAAATGTCCGGCCAAGGCGGGCATCACTGCATTTCCATTGCGGAAGTGATGGCTTCCACCATGGGGAACCATTTGCTGATTGAGAATAAGACAGGATATCCTAAAGGACTTTCGGTATTGAACGGTGAAGTCGTTGCCTATTCTATTTACGAAACAAAGGATAGCCGGTTTGCTGCACTTGCCTCTCTGGAGCCGAAGTTCTGGATAAACTTCTGTAAGAGTGCAGGAAGAGAGGATTGGATTGATTATCATCTTTCCACTGCCTCTGCTGATAATCCTGTCTTTATGGAGATAACCGAATTCTTTAAAAGCAGGACATTAAAAGAGTGGACTGAATTTGGCCAAAGAGCAGATTGCTGTCTGACTCCTGTATTGGAGGCCGGCGAATTGCAAGACTTTCCGCTATTTAATGGAATTTTAAATTCTACCCCAAATTACCCTTTGGTAAAAATGCATGGCGGAATAGAATCAGCAATGGGGGGTCCTCCAAAATTAGGAGAACATAATGAGGAAGTTCTAAGCAATATTGCAAAGAGAAATATTAAAATATGA
- the pssA gene encoding CDP-diacylglycerol--serine O-phosphatidyltransferase — MRFIKTIPNMVTLGNLYCGFLSIGMAANGEFKNAAILILIGMMLDSMDGRLARMLKADSTLGKELDSLADIVTFGVAPSFLVFYTYFFQFGILGLAVSGLFPLFGAYRLARFNISPPKSSLNYFIGVPITAAGGIMAILTLFGEHIPNIITTVVFTALCFLMVSRIRIPSFKEVPLPKYGTIVTVFLGSVLYVIYKGSYGPFPDLIYIAIPLYIAYLTYRFIKGKNKKEID; from the coding sequence GTGCGTTTTATTAAAACAATCCCCAATATGGTCACTTTGGGTAATTTATATTGCGGCTTTCTTTCAATCGGCATGGCTGCCAATGGAGAATTTAAAAATGCAGCCATATTAATTTTAATTGGCATGATGCTTGACAGCATGGACGGCAGGCTGGCCAGAATGCTGAAAGCGGATAGTACACTAGGAAAAGAGCTTGATTCACTGGCAGATATTGTTACATTTGGCGTAGCCCCTTCATTTTTGGTCTTTTATACATACTTTTTTCAATTTGGAATTCTTGGATTAGCTGTTTCAGGCCTTTTTCCTTTATTTGGGGCATATCGGCTTGCCCGATTCAATATCAGCCCGCCAAAATCCTCTTTAAACTATTTTATTGGAGTTCCGATAACAGCAGCAGGCGGGATCATGGCCATACTGACCCTTTTTGGTGAGCATATACCCAATATCATTACAACGGTTGTTTTTACCGCACTCTGCTTTCTTATGGTAAGCAGAATCCGGATTCCCAGCTTTAAAGAAGTTCCCCTTCCAAAATACGGAACAATTGTTACCGTTTTTCTGGGAAGTGTTCTATACGTTATTTACAAGGGCTCTTACGGGCCGTTTCCCGATTTGATTTATATTGCGATACCGCTTTACATTGCGTATTTGACATACCGATTCATAAAAGGCAAAAACAAAAAAGAGATAGATTAA
- a CDS encoding nucleotide excision repair endonuclease produces the protein MIKIEIPEPNLVITRNRQTGQAGESDLSSVYGFTDYHKIPRDKGGMILFFDAKEDLLFVGKARKLRQRVKKHFEDNVSPLKNHRDDVHKIAVIFVEDSMEREIYETYIINALQAKYNIDKVFYK, from the coding sequence TTGATAAAAATTGAAATACCAGAGCCTAATCTCGTCATTACAAGAAACAGACAGACGGGACAGGCAGGAGAAAGTGACCTTAGCAGTGTCTATGGATTCACAGATTATCATAAGATACCAAGAGACAAGGGCGGCATGATTCTATTTTTTGATGCGAAAGAAGATCTGCTCTTTGTAGGAAAAGCCCGCAAATTAAGACAGCGGGTTAAAAAGCATTTTGAAGACAATGTTTCTCCTTTAAAAAATCATCGTGATGATGTCCATAAAATTGCGGTCATTTTTGTGGAAGACAGCATGGAGCGCGAGATTTATGAGACTTATATCATTAATGCCCTTCAGGCAAAATATAATATCGACAAAGTATTTTACAAATAA
- a CDS encoding ABC transporter ATP-binding protein, whose translation MGILEIKDATLRFGGVIALDHVSYEVQEGEIFSLIGPNGAGKTSMLNCISGLYKPSSGSIYFKGEDITRYKPHKRASMGIARAFQNIELFPHLSVLDNLMLGRHVRMKTGLLAGGLYWGKAQREEIEHRKKVEQVIDFLEIEDIRNTPVGTLSYGLQKRVETGRALALEPEILLLDEPMAGMNSEEKEDMARYIIDIHEEMNTTIILIEHDMGVVMDLSDHIAVLDFGKLIGYGTPEEIQNNPKVIEAYLGEENAV comes from the coding sequence TTGGGGATTTTGGAGATTAAGGATGCAACTTTAAGGTTTGGAGGTGTAATAGCTCTAGACCATGTCTCCTATGAAGTGCAGGAGGGGGAGATTTTTTCGCTGATTGGTCCAAATGGTGCAGGTAAAACTAGTATGCTGAATTGCATAAGCGGGCTGTACAAACCATCATCTGGATCGATTTATTTTAAGGGTGAAGATATAACCCGTTATAAACCTCACAAAAGAGCCAGTATGGGCATTGCACGTGCTTTTCAGAATATCGAGCTCTTCCCGCACTTATCTGTTTTGGACAATCTGATGCTTGGCAGGCATGTGAGAATGAAAACCGGGCTGCTTGCAGGAGGGCTGTATTGGGGGAAGGCGCAGAGAGAGGAAATCGAACATCGGAAAAAAGTTGAGCAGGTGATCGACTTTCTTGAAATCGAGGATATCCGTAATACCCCCGTGGGAACTCTTTCATATGGACTGCAGAAAAGGGTCGAAACCGGCAGGGCTCTGGCACTGGAGCCTGAAATTCTCCTTCTGGATGAGCCGATGGCAGGCATGAACAGTGAGGAAAAAGAGGACATGGCCAGATACATTATCGATATTCACGAAGAAATGAACACAACCATTATATTAATTGAACACGATATGGGGGTTGTAATGGACTTATCCGATCACATTGCAGTTCTTGATTTCGGGAAGCTGATTGGTTACGGGACACCGGAAGAGATTCAGAATAATCCTAAAGTCATAGAAGCCTACCTGGGAGAAGAGAATGCCGTTTAA
- a CDS encoding fatty acid--CoA ligase has protein sequence MTTTIGRIFDLTAGKFPDKEALYDVRKNLRFTYKEWSSEINKLANALINAGVRKGDRVSTCLFNTEELATAFFACAKIGAVFNPINFRLMSEEIAYILQDAEPKVVLFEQMLESGITPIAKRFPHTEFWYIDDNAPPYASSYREKVDAASHDEIDIEIHENDLYAIMYTSGTTGRPKGVVHRHRDMAEQSLIVVGATKLESSDHGLVTAPMFHCAELHCAFLPRVHVGAANTILHHFDAKEVLRLISEEKITKFFAAPTMWNMLLQENLSHYSLESLKLGLYGAAPMAPALVYACREKLGISLVQAYGMTEMGPAITFLSEDDQIRKAGSAGQACLNHEIRIVRPNENGPSDPDDVMPPGETGEIIVKGPCMMSGYFNRDEATVHAMHGGWYHSGDIGYLDDEGFLYVKDRVDDMIISGGENIYPREVEDLLYTHNGVLDVAVIGQPDDRWGETVTAFVVKKDPALSEEELDELCRNSDELANYKRPRKYVFCEALPRNASGKIQKFMLRKQLEDLFAEGKI, from the coding sequence ATGACTACTACTATAGGAAGAATTTTTGATCTCACGGCAGGAAAATTTCCCGATAAAGAAGCTCTGTATGATGTCAGAAAAAATCTGCGTTTTACCTATAAGGAATGGAGTTCTGAGATCAATAAATTGGCCAATGCCTTAATAAATGCAGGTGTCAGGAAGGGTGACAGGGTTTCAACCTGCCTTTTTAACACCGAGGAACTTGCAACAGCATTCTTTGCCTGTGCAAAAATCGGCGCCGTTTTTAATCCGATCAACTTTAGGCTGATGTCAGAAGAAATTGCTTATATTCTCCAGGATGCAGAGCCAAAAGTAGTGTTATTTGAACAAATGCTGGAATCCGGCATTACCCCCATTGCTAAGCGTTTTCCGCATACAGAGTTCTGGTACATTGATGACAATGCACCTCCATACGCTTCATCCTATCGCGAAAAGGTGGATGCAGCATCGCATGATGAAATAGATATTGAGATACATGAGAATGATTTGTACGCGATCATGTACACAAGCGGCACCACGGGAAGGCCAAAGGGTGTAGTCCACAGACACAGGGATATGGCTGAACAAAGTCTGATTGTTGTAGGAGCGACAAAGCTTGAAAGCAGTGACCACGGTCTTGTGACTGCGCCTATGTTCCACTGCGCAGAGCTTCACTGTGCTTTTTTGCCAAGGGTGCATGTGGGTGCTGCCAATACCATCCTGCATCACTTTGATGCAAAGGAAGTATTGAGGTTAATCTCAGAAGAGAAAATCACAAAGTTTTTTGCAGCTCCGACCATGTGGAATATGCTCCTGCAGGAAAACTTAAGCCATTATAGTCTGGAAAGCCTGAAGCTGGGACTGTATGGAGCGGCACCAATGGCTCCTGCACTTGTTTATGCATGCCGTGAAAAATTAGGCATCTCCCTGGTACAGGCATATGGAATGACCGAGATGGGTCCGGCGATTACGTTTTTATCGGAAGATGATCAAATCAGGAAAGCTGGATCTGCAGGACAGGCCTGTTTAAACCATGAGATCAGGATTGTAAGGCCGAATGAGAATGGTCCATCAGATCCTGATGATGTGATGCCTCCGGGAGAAACGGGTGAAATCATTGTAAAAGGTCCATGCATGATGAGTGGTTATTTTAATCGGGACGAGGCAACCGTTCATGCCATGCATGGAGGCTGGTACCACTCTGGTGATATCGGATATCTGGATGACGAGGGCTTTTTGTACGTCAAAGATAGAGTCGACGATATGATCATTAGCGGCGGAGAAAATATTTATCCCCGTGAAGTGGAGGATCTTTTATATACGCATAACGGCGTACTGGATGTTGCAGTGATCGGCCAGCCTGATGACCGCTGGGGTGAAACCGTCACAGCTTTCGTTGTCAAAAAAGATCCGGCACTATCTGAAGAAGAACTCGATGAATTGTGCAGGAATAGTGATGAACTCGCCAATTATAAGCGTCCTAGAAAATATGTATTCTGTGAAGCTCTTCCAAGAAATGCGAGCGGAAAAATTCAAAAGTTCATGCTCCGAAAACAGCTGGAGGATCTGTTCGCTGAAGGAAAAATCTAG
- a CDS encoding acyl-CoA dehydrogenase family protein, with protein MAASYLQEEHEIFRESLRKFLEKEAYPNYDKWEEDRIIPREFWRKMGEQGFLCPDIEEKYGGSNVDWGFSVIINEELERVGSGLVGIGLHNDIVVPYITAYGTDEQKERWLPKCAAGEFITAIAMTEPGAGSDLAGIRTTAKLEGDHYIVNGEKTFITNGIHSDLIIIACKTDPHAVPRHKGVSLLAVERGTEGFSRGRKLNKVGLHCQDTAELIFEDCRVPKENLIGEEGKGFLYLMEKLQQERLVVAIAAQVTAEEMLNLTINYVKNREAFGKLVSQFQNTQFKIAEMATDIEMGRVFLDQLITEHMAEKDVVTKVSMAKWKLTENARKIAAECMQLHGGYGYMEEYEIARRFRDIPVASIYAGTNEIMKTIIAKNMGL; from the coding sequence ATGGCAGCGTCATACCTGCAGGAAGAGCATGAAATTTTTAGAGAATCTCTGCGTAAGTTCTTAGAGAAAGAAGCATATCCGAACTATGACAAATGGGAAGAGGACAGGATCATTCCCCGTGAATTTTGGCGCAAGATGGGGGAGCAGGGTTTTTTATGCCCCGATATTGAAGAAAAGTATGGCGGAAGCAATGTTGATTGGGGCTTTTCAGTAATTATCAATGAAGAACTTGAACGGGTTGGCTCTGGGCTGGTGGGAATTGGGCTCCACAATGATATCGTCGTCCCGTACATTACTGCTTATGGAACTGATGAGCAAAAAGAAAGGTGGCTGCCAAAGTGTGCAGCGGGTGAATTCATTACGGCAATAGCAATGACTGAACCTGGCGCCGGCTCTGACTTAGCAGGCATCAGAACGACAGCTAAGCTTGAAGGGGACCATTACATAGTGAATGGCGAAAAGACCTTTATTACCAACGGAATTCATTCCGATTTAATCATCATAGCCTGTAAAACAGATCCCCATGCCGTCCCCCGGCATAAAGGAGTAAGCCTGCTTGCGGTCGAGAGGGGAACAGAAGGGTTTTCAAGAGGGAGGAAATTAAACAAGGTCGGTCTTCATTGTCAGGATACTGCAGAGTTAATCTTCGAGGACTGCAGGGTTCCGAAGGAAAACCTGATCGGCGAAGAAGGAAAAGGTTTTCTATATTTAATGGAAAAGCTGCAGCAGGAAAGGCTTGTCGTGGCAATTGCTGCCCAGGTGACTGCAGAGGAAATGCTTAACTTAACAATAAATTATGTAAAGAATCGCGAGGCATTCGGAAAACTGGTCAGCCAGTTTCAGAACACTCAATTTAAAATTGCAGAAATGGCAACAGATATTGAGATGGGAAGGGTGTTCCTTGATCAATTGATTACAGAGCATATGGCAGAAAAAGATGTAGTCACAAAGGTCTCCATGGCGAAATGGAAGCTGACAGAAAATGCCCGCAAGATTGCAGCTGAATGCATGCAGCTTCATGGCGGCTATGGCTATATGGAAGAATACGAGATTGCAAGGAGGTTCAGAGATATACCAGTCGCCAGCATATATGCAGGCACAAATGAAATCATGAAAACCATTATTGCGAAGAACATGGGTTTATAG
- a CDS encoding branched-chain amino acid ABC transporter permease produces the protein MTFFLQMLVTGIVVGSVYALVALGFVLIYKSSDAINFAQGEFLLIGTYVCLTLITAYNIPFAAALLIALMFSAVLGFVIERIVLRPFIGEPVISMIMATIGLSSVLAGIVHIIWGHETRVFPKIFSEQPVNLGEIVIAPVYLWSLLIVVVMLVIFTLFFKYSKLGIAMRATADDQQAAMSMGISVKMIFAVAWAIAAIVSAVGGILLGNINGVNASLSAIGLKVLPVAILGGLDSIPGAIIGGLIIGILESLTGGYLDPLVGGGLKEVMPFVILVFILMFKPYGLFGKKEIERV, from the coding sequence ATGACATTTTTCTTGCAAATGCTTGTAACAGGGATCGTGGTAGGAAGCGTTTATGCTCTTGTCGCACTGGGTTTTGTGCTTATCTATAAATCCAGTGATGCCATCAACTTTGCACAAGGGGAGTTCCTGCTAATTGGAACGTATGTCTGTTTAACGCTTATTACAGCCTACAACATTCCGTTTGCTGCAGCCCTGTTAATTGCACTGATGTTCAGTGCAGTTTTAGGATTTGTCATTGAACGGATCGTTCTGAGGCCTTTTATTGGAGAGCCCGTCATATCTATGATTATGGCGACGATCGGATTATCGAGTGTTCTTGCCGGGATTGTCCATATAATTTGGGGCCATGAAACACGTGTATTTCCTAAGATTTTCTCTGAACAGCCTGTTAACCTAGGTGAGATCGTCATTGCTCCTGTCTATTTATGGTCACTTTTAATCGTTGTGGTGATGCTTGTCATTTTCACCCTCTTTTTCAAATACTCCAAGCTTGGAATTGCGATGAGAGCAACCGCAGATGATCAGCAGGCGGCAATGTCAATGGGCATCAGTGTAAAAATGATATTCGCAGTTGCCTGGGCAATTGCAGCAATTGTATCAGCGGTTGGGGGCATCCTTCTCGGAAATATCAATGGTGTGAATGCATCCCTTTCAGCGATAGGCTTAAAGGTGCTTCCGGTTGCCATTCTTGGAGGACTGGACAGTATTCCCGGTGCCATCATCGGCGGGCTGATCATCGGCATTCTTGAGAGCCTGACCGGCGGATATCTGGATCCATTGGTTGGCGGGGGTCTGAAAGAGGTTATGCCGTTTGTCATCCTCGTATTTATCCTTATGTTCAAGCCATATGGTTTGTTCGGAAAAAAAGAAATCGAGAGGGTGTAA
- a CDS encoding thiolase family protein produces the protein MREAVIVEGVRTPVGRKNGLLKDIRADDLAAEALKALVRRAGLKPEMIDDVILGCVSQIGEQTGDIARVSALIAGFPIEVPGTTIDRQCGSSQQAVHFAAQAILAGDMDIVIAGGVESMSRVPIGSSYQGVGFSEKLTDRHEIIHQGLSAERIAEKYGFTREELDLYSFESHQKALNAQAEGRFEREIASLDVTMSDGQLLTVTEDAGPRKETSLEALASLKTVFKENGVIHAGNSSQISDGAAALLIMSREKAEELGIKPRFRILARTAVGSDPALMLTGPIPATKNVLKKAGLAIEDIDVFEVNEAFAPVPLAWLKETGADPAKLNPNGGAIALGHPLGGSGARLMVTMMHELERTGGRYGLQTMCEGLGMANATIIERLD, from the coding sequence ATGCGTGAAGCTGTCATTGTCGAAGGAGTCAGAACACCAGTAGGAAGAAAAAACGGCTTATTAAAGGATATCAGGGCAGATGATTTGGCTGCAGAAGCACTAAAGGCACTTGTGAGACGTGCAGGCCTTAAGCCGGAAATGATTGATGATGTCATTCTTGGCTGTGTCTCCCAAATAGGAGAACAAACAGGGGATATTGCAAGGGTCTCTGCATTGATCGCAGGGTTTCCGATTGAAGTGCCGGGTACAACCATAGACCGCCAATGCGGGTCCAGCCAGCAGGCTGTCCATTTTGCAGCTCAGGCGATTTTAGCCGGAGATATGGATATTGTGATCGCAGGCGGTGTCGAAAGCATGTCCCGTGTCCCTATCGGCTCCAGCTATCAGGGGGTTGGTTTCAGTGAAAAACTGACAGACAGACATGAAATCATCCACCAGGGCTTATCAGCTGAACGCATTGCTGAAAAATATGGCTTTACAAGAGAAGAGCTGGACCTCTATTCATTTGAGAGCCATCAGAAGGCTTTAAATGCCCAAGCTGAAGGCCGGTTTGAGAGAGAGATTGCATCATTGGATGTGACAATGTCTGATGGACAGCTTTTGACTGTAACGGAAGACGCTGGACCGAGAAAGGAAACCTCTCTGGAAGCATTGGCGAGCTTAAAAACTGTTTTTAAAGAGAATGGAGTAATTCATGCAGGAAACTCCAGCCAAATTAGTGATGGAGCAGCAGCCCTATTAATTATGTCCCGTGAAAAGGCAGAGGAGCTTGGAATAAAACCGAGGTTCAGAATTCTTGCGCGTACCGCAGTGGGCTCGGATCCTGCTTTAATGCTGACTGGCCCAATACCGGCAACAAAGAACGTGTTAAAGAAAGCTGGACTGGCTATTGAGGACATAGATGTGTTCGAAGTGAACGAAGCATTCGCTCCTGTACCGCTTGCCTGGCTGAAAGAAACAGGAGCGGATCCGGCAAAGCTTAATCCAAACGGGGGTGCTATTGCACTCGGCCATCCTTTAGGCGGAAGCGGTGCACGGCTGATGGTCACCATGATGCATGAACTTGAAAGAACAGGGGGGCGCTATGGACTGCAGACCATGTGTGAAGGTCTTGGCATGGCGAATGCGACTATTATTGAACGATTAGATTGA
- a CDS encoding branched-chain amino acid ABC transporter permease, whose amino-acid sequence MRNPFVMDCGEFHVNYKQDMAIWKITRVRLRVFILLAVFAVFPMFASDYIIGLATLCGIAAIGAIGLNILTGFTGQISIGVGAFLGVGGYTSAILTAKLGLSFWIAMPTAGIVTAIVGGLFGLPSLRLKGLYLAIATLAAQVIILFVISRWDALTGGTAGMVLSRPELGSFVFYSERSYYYLMFVVLVITAIFTLNLFRSRVGRAFIAVRDRDVAAEVMGIDLFKYKVLAFIVSSFFVGIAGALLGHYTMVVSPELYSITVSIEYLAIILVGGLGSVFGSIYGAVFITLLPVVLRSGVEMMSGVFPDLSAVLIGMKEVVFGLVIILFLIYEPQGLAKIWKNIKDYFKLWPFSY is encoded by the coding sequence ATGAGAAATCCTTTTGTAATGGATTGTGGAGAGTTCCATGTGAATTATAAACAAGATATGGCTATCTGGAAGATCACCAGAGTAAGGCTGCGCGTGTTCATTCTTCTGGCTGTATTTGCAGTATTCCCAATGTTTGCATCCGATTATATCATTGGACTGGCTACGCTTTGCGGAATTGCCGCTATTGGTGCGATTGGACTGAACATCCTGACTGGCTTTACAGGTCAGATTTCCATAGGGGTAGGCGCCTTTCTCGGGGTAGGCGGGTATACATCGGCTATTCTGACAGCAAAGCTGGGATTAAGCTTCTGGATTGCCATGCCGACAGCCGGTATTGTAACGGCGATTGTGGGCGGATTATTCGGACTGCCATCCTTAAGGCTAAAAGGATTGTATTTGGCGATTGCCACCCTTGCAGCACAGGTAATCATTTTGTTTGTTATTTCCCGCTGGGATGCGCTGACAGGCGGAACAGCCGGAATGGTCTTATCCAGGCCTGAACTTGGCAGTTTTGTCTTTTACAGTGAACGGAGCTATTACTACCTAATGTTTGTGGTGCTGGTTATTACGGCCATCTTCACCCTGAACCTTTTCAGGTCACGGGTCGGCAGGGCATTCATAGCAGTCCGTGACCGTGATGTGGCAGCAGAGGTTATGGGTATCGATTTGTTTAAATATAAAGTATTGGCATTTATTGTAAGTTCCTTTTTTGTTGGCATTGCCGGTGCTTTACTGGGCCATTATACAATGGTTGTAAGTCCTGAGCTATACAGCATTACTGTGTCCATCGAATACTTAGCGATCATATTGGTCGGTGGTCTGGGAAGTGTATTCGGGTCTATTTACGGAGCTGTATTTATCACGTTGCTTCCGGTTGTCCTAAGATCCGGGGTAGAAATGATGAGCGGAGTTTTTCCCGACTTATCAGCTGTCTTAATCGGGATGAAAGAGGTAGTATTCGGTCTTGTAATTATCTTATTCCTGATTTATGAACCGCAGGGTCTTGCGAAAATATGGAAAAACATTAAAGACTATTTTAAGCTCTGGCCGTTTTCCTATTAA